AATGTCAATGAAACCCTTTAATTATAAATAGCATCACACTTTACATTTTGCTATTTTAAAAGCCCAAACAAATAAGCCTTTTAGTTTATTCTCTCTTAAAAAAACCCTTTTTTTTTTTGAAACAAGAATAAATATATGGCGTCTATCAAAATTGTTTTAATCATAAAATAGGTCTGGAGAATTCGATGAAACTACGTTTTATTTCTACAATCAGTTTATTCTTTTTAGCTTTATTTTTTATTGCATCCTGTAGTGGTGAGGGAGAAGCAAAAAACCAATCCGGAGATGTTAAAAATGATTCATCTTCAGTTGATTCTACAAAAAAAGCAGAAGATGAAAAAAAAGAAAAAGAGAGCGACCTTATTCCGGTTGAGGTTACATCCATTGGAATGGGCGATATTTCAAATTTCATTTTGCTAAGTTCAAATTTGGAAACAGAGATTCAGGCAGATGTTTATCCCAGGGCCCAGGGCGTAGTAGAAAAAATACTTACAGAAGAAGGCCGTTATATTGCTAAAGACGAAGTGATGTTAAAACTTGAAGCACGTGAATACGAAATTGCTGTTAACAAAGCGCGTGTGGAATATGAAAAACAGCTTAGTATTTATAATCGTCAGCAAGTTATGTTTAATGAAAAATTGTTGAGCCAGGAAGAGTTTGATCAGGTAAAATATACTATGGAAAGTGCAAAGTATACTCTTGAAGATGCACAATTACGTTTAGATTATATGAGCATTACATCACCCATTAGTGGCTGGGTTGGTGAACGATTGACTAAAATTGGTGCGAGGGTTCAACCATCTGATAAACTTTTTTCGGTTGTAAATAAAACACAAGTTATTGCTGTTGTATATGTACCTGAAAAGAATATTAATGAACTTAAAATGAATCAGCCGGCGATAATTACCTCAGAAAACTTACAAGGTGAAAATTTTGAGGCACGCATAAAACGAATCAGCCCTGTAGTTGATCCATCGAGTGGGACCTTTAAAGTAACCGTTGGTGTGAAAAATAAGGGTCAAATATTAAAACCTGGGATGTTTGTTAATGTGCACTTAATTATAGATACGCATGAAAATGCGCTGCTTATTCCTAAAACGGCGGTCGTATATGAAAATGAATATATGAATGTATTTGTTGTCCGTGATAGCGTTGCAAATAAAATCCGTCTCGAACCCGGTTTTCAGGACAGTGAAAAAATTGAATCACTAAATGACTCACTACTTCCAAATGACAAAGTTATTGTTGTTGGGCAGGCAGGGATGAAAGATAAAACAAAAGTACGCATTGTTGCCGAACGTGAAAATAAAATTATAGCAAAGTCCGAAGAGAAATAAAGATCAAAGTGTGTCAGTCCTGCAAGTCTTTAGCAGGATTCTGAAACCGTATGACATAGATTCCCGATAATCCCGCCCTGGCGGGACGGGAATGACACTAACCCGAATTAATCTGCCTTCTGTCTGGAGAAAGTAATGGTGAATACCACAAAAGAAAATATTGAAAAAATAAGAAGTTCATTTTACAGTTTTACAACAACACGTCCTGTTGCCATATTAATGGTTGTAATAGGCATAGCGGTTTTTGGTATCATCTCTTACCAGCAGCTACCTTTAAACTTAATGCCGGAAATGACTTACCCCAGTTTATCGGTGCGTACAGAATATCCCGGTACTGCTCCTGAGGAAATTGAAACAAGTATTTCCCGTCCAATAGAGCAGGCGCTGGGTGTTGTGGATAACCTTGTTTCGATCAGTTCAATATCCAAAGCAGAGCAATCCGATGTGATCCTTGATTTTACATGGGATACGGATATGGACAAGGCAACAGCTGATCTCCGTGAAAAACTGGACCAGGTTTTCCTGCCGGAAGACTCCAAACGACCGTTAATTTTGAGGTTTGATCCATCTCTCGATCCCATTATCCGGGTTGGCCTGTATGGTGACGCAAGCCTGACTTATTTGCGCTATATTGCCGAGGAAGAGTTAAAACGTGCCCTGGAATCTGTAGATGGTGTTGCCGCTGTTAAAGTTAAAGGCGGGCTTGAAGAAGAAATCCG
The genomic region above belongs to Calditrichota bacterium and contains:
- a CDS encoding efflux RND transporter periplasmic adaptor subunit — protein: MKLRFISTISLFFLALFFIASCSGEGEAKNQSGDVKNDSSSVDSTKKAEDEKKEKESDLIPVEVTSIGMGDISNFILLSSNLETEIQADVYPRAQGVVEKILTEEGRYIAKDEVMLKLEAREYEIAVNKARVEYEKQLSIYNRQQVMFNEKLLSQEEFDQVKYTMESAKYTLEDAQLRLDYMSITSPISGWVGERLTKIGARVQPSDKLFSVVNKTQVIAVVYVPEKNINELKMNQPAIITSENLQGENFEARIKRISPVVDPSSGTFKVTVGVKNKGQILKPGMFVNVHLIIDTHENALLIPKTAVVYENEYMNVFVVRDSVANKIRLEPGFQDSEKIESLNDSLLPNDKVIVVGQAGMKDKTKVRIVAERENKIIAKSEEK